From Paenibacillus polymyxa, the proteins below share one genomic window:
- a CDS encoding carbohydrate ABC transporter permease, whose translation MAWKTFKWPIYHILVAALALLMLYPVFWMLFSSFKESRTIFVTASSLFPTEWIWQNYVTGWKGTTGYNFGTYILNSLTIVVISTIGAVLSSSLIAFGFARLKFKGRNLWFALMMVTLMLPGDVVLVPQYIIFTKLGWINTILPLVVPSFFGMPFFIFLMVQFIRTIPAELDEAATIDGCGKFRLYFRIILPLLKSSLATAAIFSFYWKWEDLLGPVLYLNSPEKYTVSIALKMFLDSESASNWGGMFAMSILSLLPVIAVFFAFQKQIVEGMSTSGLKG comes from the coding sequence ATGGCATGGAAAACGTTCAAATGGCCAATTTATCACATTCTGGTTGCTGCACTAGCGCTCCTAATGCTGTATCCCGTGTTTTGGATGCTGTTCAGCTCATTTAAAGAAAGTCGGACGATATTCGTCACAGCCTCCTCACTTTTCCCTACAGAATGGATTTGGCAAAACTATGTAACAGGCTGGAAAGGCACGACGGGTTATAACTTCGGCACATATATTCTAAATTCGCTTACGATCGTAGTGATTTCCACGATTGGCGCTGTGCTTTCCTCCTCATTGATCGCATTTGGCTTCGCACGCTTAAAATTCAAAGGGCGTAACTTGTGGTTTGCTCTGATGATGGTGACGCTGATGCTGCCAGGGGATGTAGTGCTGGTACCGCAATATATCATTTTCACCAAGCTTGGATGGATCAATACAATCTTACCGTTGGTAGTACCATCCTTTTTCGGGATGCCGTTCTTCATCTTTCTGATGGTGCAGTTTATACGCACGATTCCAGCAGAGTTGGATGAAGCGGCGACGATTGATGGATGCGGCAAGTTCCGGTTGTATTTTCGGATTATTTTACCCTTGCTCAAATCCTCGCTGGCTACGGCGGCCATCTTCTCTTTCTACTGGAAGTGGGAGGATCTATTAGGTCCGGTATTGTATCTGAACTCTCCAGAGAAATATACCGTATCGATTGCACTCAAAATGTTTCTCGATAGCGAGTCAGCCTCCAATTGGGGAGGAATGTTCGCGATGTCCATCTTAAGCCTGCTGCCTGTTATCGCTGTATTCTTCGCTTTCCAAAAGCAAATTGTAGAAGGAATGAGCACGAGTGGCCTGAAGGGTTAA
- a CDS encoding GerAB/ArcD/ProY family transporter translates to MSKKARISVRQVTVLMFMSLIGDMLLIYPTMITHIAHQDAWISSILSIPLGLIIIYVLIRVHELHPNLTLIEAIRKILGPVFGTIISCWYLFYFFMGVVLNAREVGDYLTTQIFEDTPLRVLLAMEVLMLVLAALAGIEAFSRVSEILIPVYIFIFSGLILALLPQIHLSNVRPVLENGLAPVAKGMVPGAAMPFAGMSIMLMVFPFVNKKGHFKRDMLLASLLGGVLISLFLLLSLLVIGPFVTNYSPYISSALSTKINELNYITRIESLVALLWALVAYFKGVIFFFAFTFGITQLFRISNVQPFIIPAGALVYGMTILVTPNVFYYVRTLVYPMAAWHYTNGLIIPLLLWIVYLCRRKWKQRQNISKH, encoded by the coding sequence ATGTCAAAAAAAGCACGTATTAGCGTTCGGCAAGTGACTGTCCTGATGTTTATGAGTTTAATCGGGGATATGCTCTTAATCTATCCGACTATGATTACACATATTGCTCATCAGGATGCCTGGATCAGCTCCATACTGTCCATCCCGCTGGGCTTAATCATTATTTACGTGCTTATTCGCGTTCATGAACTCCACCCGAATCTTACACTTATTGAAGCGATTCGCAAAATTTTGGGGCCCGTGTTCGGAACCATTATCTCCTGCTGGTATTTGTTTTATTTCTTCATGGGGGTCGTCCTTAATGCGAGAGAGGTAGGTGATTATCTGACTACACAGATATTTGAGGACACTCCTTTGCGCGTTCTACTGGCGATGGAAGTTTTGATGCTTGTGCTTGCTGCATTAGCGGGAATTGAAGCCTTTAGTCGGGTTAGCGAGATTTTGATACCTGTGTATATATTCATTTTTAGTGGCTTGATCCTAGCGCTGCTACCACAAATTCACCTTTCTAATGTACGTCCTGTTTTGGAAAACGGGCTCGCTCCAGTTGCTAAAGGGATGGTTCCAGGCGCGGCAATGCCTTTTGCCGGAATGTCTATCATGCTCATGGTTTTCCCTTTTGTCAACAAAAAAGGTCATTTTAAAAGGGATATGCTGCTCGCATCGCTTCTAGGCGGAGTACTGATTAGCCTCTTTCTGCTGCTCTCCCTGCTTGTGATTGGACCCTTCGTGACCAACTACAGTCCATACATTTCATCTGCCCTTTCAACCAAAATTAATGAGCTGAATTATATTACACGCATTGAATCACTGGTTGCTTTGCTCTGGGCACTAGTCGCTTATTTTAAGGGAGTCATTTTCTTCTTTGCCTTTACTTTCGGTATAACCCAGTTGTTTCGAATTTCTAATGTTCAACCTTTTATTATACCTGCGGGGGCGCTTGTGTATGGAATGACCATTTTGGTAACCCCCAATGTGTTTTATTATGTAAGAACTCTTGTTTATCCCATGGCAGCCTGGCATTATACGAACGGCTTGATCATTCCACTTCTTTTATGGATTGTTTACCTCTGTCGGCGAAAGTGGAAGCAGCGGCAAAACATATCTAAACATTAA
- a CDS encoding DMT family transporter: MHSRSRNGVAYLAALSYAAILGFSFLFVKLTVTEASPLDVIAHRFGLSLIALTIPVLFGWIKINIKWRDVLRILPLALLSPLLFFPLQAFGLMSTSSSEGGIIQATVPIFTLLLASYFLKERTTVLQKISLLLSVFGVVFIFVMKSGAPLASNSFGGIVLLVLSAICLSGYNVLARPLTQKYSPMELTYVTSILGCIVFNLAALGYHAIDGSMSAYTAPLVKPDYWLALAYLGILSTLVTSLLSSFALKWIEASKMSVIGNLSTLISMIAGAYILKEQLAYYHIIGAVVIIIGVVGTNFAGRKSFAPIKTTSAKSQ; this comes from the coding sequence ATGCACAGTCGTTCCAGAAATGGGGTCGCCTATCTGGCAGCTCTCAGCTATGCAGCTATACTTGGCTTCTCATTTTTATTTGTAAAACTGACAGTGACGGAGGCAAGCCCACTGGATGTGATCGCCCACCGCTTTGGGTTGTCATTGATCGCTTTGACCATTCCAGTGCTGTTTGGTTGGATTAAAATCAATATCAAGTGGCGTGATGTGCTGCGTATCTTGCCATTGGCGCTGCTTTCACCTTTACTTTTTTTCCCCTTACAAGCGTTCGGGCTGATGAGCACTTCTTCATCGGAAGGTGGAATTATTCAAGCTACTGTTCCTATCTTTACACTTCTGTTAGCCTCCTATTTTCTTAAAGAGCGCACAACAGTGCTTCAAAAGATCTCCTTACTACTGTCTGTCTTTGGCGTGGTTTTTATATTTGTGATGAAGAGCGGAGCACCGTTAGCTTCCAATAGCTTTGGCGGTATTGTTCTGCTCGTGCTCTCTGCTATATGCCTATCTGGCTATAACGTGCTGGCTCGTCCATTAACGCAAAAGTACAGCCCGATGGAGTTGACCTACGTTACCTCCATTTTAGGATGTATCGTTTTTAACCTGGCGGCCTTGGGGTATCATGCCATAGACGGCTCTATGAGCGCCTATACCGCGCCGCTGGTAAAGCCAGATTATTGGCTAGCACTGGCTTATCTGGGCATACTGTCTACCCTCGTCACCTCGCTGTTATCGAGCTTTGCCTTGAAGTGGATCGAAGCCTCCAAAATGAGTGTGATTGGTAATTTATCCACCCTTATCTCCATGATTGCCGGTGCCTACATTTTGAAGGAACAGCTTGCCTACTATCACATTATTGGTGCTGTGGTGATTATTATCGGTGTGGTGGGCACCAATTTCGCAGGACGAAAAAGCTTCGCGCCGATCAAAACAACTTCGGCAAAATCGCAATAA
- a CDS encoding glutamate-1-semialdehyde 2,1-aminomutase, whose translation MKRENSEALYKEALEHIVGGVNSPSRSFKAVGGGAPVFMKRAQGAHFWDEDDNRYIDYLAAYGPIITGHAHPHITKAISEAAANGVLYGTSTALEIKLAKMLKEAIPSMDKVRFVNSGTEAVMTTIRVARAYTGRNKIIKFAGCYHGHSDLVLVAAGSGPSTLGIPDSAGITTNIASEVITVPFNDLDALRQALERWSDDVAAVMVEPIVGNFGMVMPQPGYLEGLCSMARANGSLVIYDEVITAFRFHYGSTQTYAGLDNHDAIQPDLTALGKIMGGGLPIGAYGGSKQIMEQVAPLGPAYQAGTMAGNPASISSGIACLEVLQGEGVYEEMERLAVRLTDGIQSSADRYGVPLTINRIRGAFSTHFCDHPITNYAQAQDTDSEAFASFFRHMLNRGIHLAPSKFEAWFLTTAHTDEDVDATLEAADDSFRAMSQGK comes from the coding sequence ATGAAACGGGAAAACTCCGAAGCACTATATAAAGAAGCCCTGGAGCATATTGTCGGGGGCGTTAACAGCCCTTCACGCTCCTTTAAAGCTGTGGGCGGTGGCGCTCCAGTATTCATGAAACGCGCCCAAGGCGCTCATTTCTGGGATGAGGATGATAATCGGTATATCGATTATTTGGCGGCCTACGGCCCTATTATTACCGGACATGCTCACCCCCATATTACCAAGGCTATCAGCGAAGCGGCTGCGAATGGCGTATTGTACGGAACCTCGACGGCATTAGAAATCAAACTGGCCAAGATGCTGAAGGAGGCTATTCCTTCTATGGATAAAGTCCGGTTTGTGAATTCCGGCACAGAGGCAGTCATGACGACGATTCGTGTGGCACGAGCCTATACGGGGCGGAACAAGATCATCAAATTTGCCGGCTGCTACCACGGTCACTCGGATCTGGTACTTGTAGCCGCAGGCTCCGGCCCTTCCACACTGGGCATACCTGACAGCGCAGGTATTACAACCAACATTGCGAGCGAGGTCATTACTGTGCCATTCAACGACCTTGACGCATTGCGCCAAGCCTTGGAGCGCTGGAGCGACGATGTGGCGGCAGTCATGGTGGAGCCGATTGTCGGTAATTTTGGCATGGTGATGCCGCAGCCAGGCTATCTGGAAGGGCTGTGCTCGATGGCGCGGGCGAACGGCTCCCTTGTCATTTATGACGAGGTCATTACTGCCTTCCGCTTCCACTACGGCTCAACCCAAACGTATGCAGGTCTGGACAATCATGATGCGATTCAGCCGGATTTGACCGCGCTGGGCAAAATCATGGGCGGTGGTCTGCCGATTGGTGCCTACGGCGGCAGCAAGCAGATCATGGAGCAGGTTGCCCCACTCGGCCCAGCCTATCAGGCAGGTACAATGGCGGGCAACCCGGCTTCGATCTCGTCAGGCATCGCCTGCCTTGAAGTTCTTCAAGGGGAAGGCGTGTATGAAGAGATGGAACGTCTGGCTGTGAGACTGACGGACGGTATTCAGTCTTCCGCTGATCGCTACGGCGTGCCGTTGACGATCAACCGCATTCGTGGAGCGTTCTCGACGCATTTCTGCGATCATCCGATCACGAATTACGCACAGGCGCAGGACACGGATAGCGAAGCGTTCGCATCCTTCTTCCGTCACATGCTGAATCGTGGTATCCATCTGGCTCCGTCCAAGTTCGAAGCTTGGTTCCTCACAACAGCGCATACGGACGAAGACGTGGATGCCACGCTGGAAGCAGCGGACGATTCGTTCCGTGCGATGTCACAAGGTAAATAA
- a CDS encoding sensory rhodopsin transducer, whose product MGDTERSQEKAANQPRGSLFWVIPDGYIPPESRGELLSHESICVLNCGNCAAKLSIDIYFEDREPLEGMIEVVEGRRTRHIRTASLEKSGERIPTGIPYAITVTSDVPIIVQYSRLDTTQPELALMSVMAYPV is encoded by the coding sequence ATGGGAGATACTGAACGGTCACAGGAAAAGGCGGCTAATCAGCCGCGAGGAAGCTTATTCTGGGTCATTCCCGACGGGTATATTCCACCGGAAAGCCGGGGAGAGCTGCTCAGTCATGAAAGTATATGTGTGCTGAACTGTGGAAACTGTGCGGCAAAGCTGAGCATAGACATTTATTTTGAAGACCGCGAGCCGTTGGAGGGAATGATCGAGGTGGTGGAAGGAAGACGAACCCGCCATATCCGAACAGCCTCGCTGGAAAAGTCCGGCGAACGGATTCCGACAGGTATTCCTTACGCAATTACGGTCACTAGCGATGTGCCTATCATCGTACAATATAGTAGACTGGACACGACACAGCCAGAGCTGGCATTAATGAGTGTCATGGCGTACCCGGTATAG
- a CDS encoding carbohydrate ABC transporter permease, translating into MSLRNHQSLKANMTGYAFISPFIVGFLAFTLIPMFISLYLSFTSYNLFTPPKWIGLGNFEKMFTGDPKYWNSIRVTFTYVLVGVPLRLIFALFVAMILNTKSRMVGTYRTMYYLPSIIGGSVAVSIMWRNIFSNEGIVNSLLSALGATPVKWFGDPNASLMMLITLSVWQFGSSMLIFLAGLKNIPHEMYEASSVDGATPVRKFFSITLPLLSPIILFNLIMQTISAFMTFVPAYVISKGEGGPMDGTMLHSLYLFRQAFMFSNMGYAAAMAWVMLIMIAILTAILFITSKFWVFYEAEKGR; encoded by the coding sequence ATGAGCTTGCGAAATCATCAGAGCTTGAAAGCCAATATGACCGGATATGCGTTTATCAGCCCGTTTATTGTGGGCTTTCTGGCATTTACATTAATTCCAATGTTTATTTCGCTGTATCTATCCTTTACCAGCTACAATCTGTTCACCCCGCCCAAATGGATTGGTCTGGGTAACTTCGAAAAAATGTTTACAGGCGATCCGAAATACTGGAATTCGATCAGGGTTACGTTTACGTATGTACTGGTCGGTGTACCGTTGCGACTGATTTTCGCGTTGTTTGTGGCGATGATTTTGAATACCAAGTCACGCATGGTGGGCACCTATCGGACGATGTACTATCTGCCTTCTATTATCGGGGGGAGCGTTGCAGTATCCATCATGTGGCGCAATATTTTCAGTAATGAGGGCATTGTTAACAGCTTGCTTTCGGCCTTGGGGGCAACCCCGGTGAAATGGTTTGGTGATCCGAATGCTTCGCTAATGATGCTAATCACCTTGTCTGTATGGCAATTTGGTTCATCCATGCTTATTTTTCTGGCAGGACTGAAAAACATTCCGCATGAAATGTACGAGGCATCCAGTGTAGATGGTGCTACGCCAGTACGGAAATTTTTCAGTATTACGCTGCCACTGCTGAGTCCGATTATTTTATTTAACTTGATAATGCAGACAATCAGTGCTTTTATGACCTTCGTCCCGGCCTATGTTATCTCCAAGGGTGAGGGCGGCCCAATGGATGGAACGATGCTGCATTCACTGTATCTGTTCCGGCAGGCGTTTATGTTCAGCAATATGGGATATGCGGCGGCTATGGCTTGGGTCATGCTTATTATGATTGCGATACTGACTGCGATTTTATTTATAACATCCAAATTTTGGGTATTTTATGAAGCGGAAAAGGGGCGCTGA
- a CDS encoding rhamnogalacturonan acetylesterase, producing the protein MWKFDFGPGEPADGYKAVSPDCIYTAEQGYGFETTEHVYGRQRQNPAKDARTRLRNSFCIPLNASFIADVPDGLYLVTILVGDPLAETLTRFQAGEGKHMLPPVHTLPGQFTEAMFTVPVRGGRLRLTVSGTAPRLNALEIAPALQSLRLFLAGDSTVTDQGLTGYPYTGWGQALPALFKHDVCVDNHAVSGRSSKSFVDEGRLDAILGEMKTGDFLFIQFGHNDQKPDPKRATEPFTTYKEHLRLYTDGARSKGGTPLLITPVHRRYFNEDGTLSDTHGDYITAVRELAEEANVPLIDLSARTQELYEELGPEESKELFMWLLPGEYMNFSGGLEDNTHFHENGAIRIANMVTAAVKELDLQPLRMYLR; encoded by the coding sequence ATGTGGAAGTTTGACTTTGGTCCGGGGGAGCCTGCGGATGGCTACAAGGCAGTGTCCCCGGATTGCATATATACAGCTGAACAGGGCTATGGCTTCGAGACTACAGAGCATGTGTACGGGCGACAAAGGCAGAATCCAGCCAAGGATGCACGCACACGGCTGCGAAACAGCTTTTGTATTCCACTGAACGCTTCGTTTATTGCAGATGTGCCAGACGGGCTGTATCTCGTCACTATACTGGTCGGCGATCCACTGGCGGAAACGCTCACGCGATTCCAGGCTGGCGAGGGCAAGCATATGCTGCCCCCGGTACACACGCTGCCGGGCCAGTTCACGGAAGCGATGTTTACGGTGCCTGTCCGAGGCGGCAGACTGCGCCTCACCGTATCTGGCACTGCGCCACGGCTCAATGCTCTGGAAATTGCACCCGCACTGCAGAGTCTTCGGCTATTCCTAGCCGGAGACTCTACGGTTACGGATCAAGGGCTGACCGGCTATCCTTATACAGGCTGGGGTCAGGCTTTGCCAGCCCTGTTCAAGCATGATGTCTGCGTGGATAATCACGCTGTATCGGGACGAAGCTCCAAAAGCTTCGTGGACGAGGGACGTCTGGACGCTATTTTGGGAGAAATGAAGACAGGAGACTTCCTGTTCATCCAGTTCGGTCATAATGATCAGAAGCCTGATCCGAAGCGGGCCACGGAGCCTTTTACGACCTACAAGGAGCATTTGCGCCTATATACCGACGGAGCTAGAAGCAAGGGCGGAACCCCGTTGCTGATTACGCCTGTACATCGTCGCTATTTTAACGAGGATGGTACGCTGTCCGATACACATGGCGACTATATAACGGCGGTTCGCGAGTTGGCGGAAGAAGCGAACGTGCCGCTCATTGATTTGTCTGCCCGCACGCAGGAGTTATATGAAGAGCTGGGCCCTGAAGAAAGCAAGGAGCTTTTTATGTGGCTGCTGCCTGGGGAATACATGAACTTTTCCGGCGGCCTGGAGGATAATACGCATTTTCATGAGAATGGTGCGATCCGGATTGCAAATATGGTGACGGCGGCTGTGAAGGAACTGGATTTGCAACCGCTGCGCATGTACTTACGTTGA
- a CDS encoding LCP family protein: MTSRTKRTIWSVLAVVIVAIVGFAVYYFTSIYNQLDNLHKEGANSPFKNVKQVDQVRTPEPPKWEGTDMVNILLMGVDGRGIQKGEVPRSDSMMVVSLDPVKKKMHLFSILRDTYVDIPGYGKNRINTAITHGPNTAMKTAGDLLGIPVQYYVYTDFQGFIKLVDAVGGIDFEVEKDMHYTSNADKHEYDIDLKKGMQHLDGKTALQYVRFRHDAMSDFSRSGRQRAFLEAVAQKMQTTTSIANLPSILEQVNPYIDTNLSVNDMWKLANVGYQSSFAGSEQVPPMKLLGEENVGGAAVLTVRDPEELKSYVQDIFNNPPTQTQEQNKDQNETKQPDSASSSKTDKASFTGGNKTSTEDASTQSTTKTEQKEL, translated from the coding sequence ATGACAAGCAGAACCAAAAGGACGATATGGTCGGTTCTAGCCGTGGTAATCGTCGCGATTGTCGGCTTTGCCGTGTACTATTTTACATCCATTTATAATCAGCTGGATAATCTGCATAAAGAGGGTGCTAACTCCCCCTTCAAAAATGTAAAGCAGGTCGATCAGGTTCGTACACCGGAACCGCCCAAGTGGGAAGGTACTGATATGGTCAACATTTTGCTGATGGGTGTCGATGGTCGTGGCATCCAGAAAGGGGAAGTCCCCCGATCGGACAGCATGATGGTTGTATCGCTGGACCCTGTGAAGAAAAAAATGCACCTGTTCTCTATTTTGCGTGATACGTACGTGGATATTCCCGGCTACGGAAAAAATCGGATCAACACCGCCATTACTCACGGACCCAATACGGCCATGAAGACGGCTGGCGATCTATTGGGCATCCCAGTGCAATATTATGTGTATACGGATTTCCAAGGCTTTATTAAACTGGTGGACGCTGTAGGCGGCATTGATTTTGAAGTGGAAAAGGATATGCATTATACAAGTAATGCGGATAAGCATGAATATGATATTGATTTGAAAAAGGGTATGCAGCATCTGGACGGCAAGACGGCGCTTCAATATGTGCGGTTCCGCCACGATGCCATGTCCGACTTCTCCCGTTCCGGACGGCAACGGGCATTTTTGGAGGCTGTAGCCCAGAAAATGCAGACCACGACTTCCATTGCTAATCTGCCAAGCATTTTAGAGCAGGTTAACCCGTACATTGATACGAATCTCAGTGTTAACGATATGTGGAAGCTGGCGAATGTGGGGTACCAAAGCAGCTTTGCAGGCAGCGAACAGGTTCCACCGATGAAGCTGCTTGGCGAAGAAAATGTGGGCGGCGCGGCAGTTCTTACCGTCCGTGATCCGGAAGAACTGAAATCTTATGTACAGGATATATTTAATAATCCTCCTACACAAACACAGGAACAAAATAAGGATCAGAACGAAACGAAACAGCCGGATAGTGCATCGTCCTCCAAGACGGATAAAGCTTCCTTTACAGGAGGCAATAAAACCAGTACTGAGGATGCTTCCACACAATCAACAACAAAGACAGAACAAAAAGAGCTATAA
- the bcp gene encoding thioredoxin-dependent thiol peroxidase has translation MSTTLTVIGQAAPDFELPGSEGKSVKLSDYRGSRVLLYFYPKDLTSSCSTQACDFRDKHAEFEGLNTVILGISPDPLKQHDKFIAKYGLPFQLLSDEEHQVAETYGVWQQKQMYGKQYMGIVRSTFLIDENGILVHEWRGLRVKGHIDAALAYIQDMA, from the coding sequence ATGTCCACGACATTGACCGTTATTGGACAAGCGGCACCAGACTTTGAATTGCCTGGGAGTGAGGGAAAGAGTGTCAAGCTGTCGGATTATCGAGGCAGTAGAGTATTGTTGTACTTTTATCCCAAGGATCTGACCTCTAGTTGTTCGACCCAAGCTTGCGATTTTCGGGATAAACATGCGGAGTTTGAAGGTTTGAACACCGTGATTCTCGGCATAAGCCCCGATCCACTTAAGCAGCATGACAAGTTTATTGCCAAGTACGGTCTACCTTTTCAGTTGTTATCTGATGAAGAGCATCAGGTGGCTGAAACCTATGGTGTATGGCAGCAAAAACAAATGTACGGCAAGCAGTACATGGGCATTGTTCGCTCTACGTTCCTTATTGATGAGAATGGCATTTTAGTTCATGAATGGCGTGGTTTAAGAGTCAAAGGGCATATTGATGCTGCGCTGGCTTACATTCAGGACATGGCATAA
- a CDS encoding ABC transporter permease — MLSVYTDFIRIRFLTMLAYRVNYYSGILIYSMNIGVYYFTYKAIYGDAGSIGGFTAAQMTTYVAVSWMARAFYFNNLDREISTDIRDGSIAIQMIRPYNYVLVKFMQGLGEGMFRFLLFMIPGMAIAMLLFPVKLPSDPVAWIGFLVMLFFSFLINTQINIITGLTAFFIENNEGMMRMKRVVVDLFSGLILPISLFPGWLATISQWMPFQAITYLPGSVFTGRVKGVGIWNVLGIQIIWLVVLLVPMIIIWRLARRRLFVQGG; from the coding sequence ATGCTTAGCGTATATACCGATTTTATTCGTATCCGATTTCTCACGATGCTTGCTTATCGTGTGAACTATTATTCGGGCATACTTATTTATTCCATGAATATCGGCGTGTATTATTTCACATACAAAGCGATATATGGCGATGCGGGTAGTATTGGAGGCTTTACTGCTGCTCAGATGACGACCTATGTAGCCGTATCGTGGATGGCGAGAGCCTTTTATTTTAACAATCTGGATCGCGAAATATCGACAGATATTCGTGATGGAAGCATTGCTATTCAGATGATCCGACCTTATAACTATGTACTTGTTAAGTTTATGCAGGGACTCGGTGAGGGGATGTTTCGCTTCCTCTTGTTTATGATTCCGGGCATGGCGATTGCGATGCTGCTGTTCCCCGTGAAGCTTCCCAGTGACCCGGTAGCCTGGATTGGTTTTCTGGTCATGCTGTTTTTCAGCTTTCTGATCAACACTCAGATTAATATTATTACGGGCTTGACGGCCTTTTTTATCGAAAACAATGAGGGCATGATGCGTATGAAGCGCGTAGTCGTAGACCTGTTTTCTGGGTTGATTTTGCCAATTAGCTTGTTTCCGGGCTGGCTGGCGACAATTTCCCAATGGATGCCGTTTCAGGCAATTACTTATTTGCCGGGCTCTGTATTTACGGGACGTGTAAAAGGCGTTGGCATATGGAATGTGCTGGGTATCCAAATCATTTGGCTGGTCGTTCTGCTCGTGCCGATGATCATCATTTGGCGGCTGGCGCGCAGACGTCTGTTCGTGCAGGGAGGGTAA
- a CDS encoding ABC transporter permease has product MMYYLGLISEYLKNYMKSRLTYRADFWVEVISDLLFQATNLIFILVIFMHTDSLGGWSENEVVFVYGFFMVPYGLFSCFVNLWNFSERYIVKGELDRVMTRPAYNLFQIFLENVDPPALVGSVIGLIIMGISGAQMDLAMEWWFIPALIVLSLSAVAIYTGIYTILTSLSFFSDAPTGIIPLMYNIQGYGRYPVTIYNRAIQVVLTWILPFAFVGVYPASLFLQREDMRHMALLTPVMGIVFLTLGLLAWNWGIRRYRGAGS; this is encoded by the coding sequence ATGATGTACTATTTGGGTCTCATTAGCGAATATTTGAAAAATTACATGAAGTCACGGCTCACCTATCGTGCCGACTTTTGGGTAGAAGTCATTTCGGATCTGCTCTTTCAGGCCACGAATCTTATTTTTATTTTAGTTATATTTATGCATACAGACAGCTTGGGTGGCTGGAGTGAAAATGAGGTCGTGTTCGTTTATGGATTTTTTATGGTTCCTTACGGACTGTTTAGTTGTTTCGTTAATCTTTGGAACTTTAGCGAGCGTTATATTGTAAAAGGTGAACTCGACCGAGTGATGACCCGTCCTGCGTATAATCTGTTCCAAATTTTCCTTGAAAATGTGGACCCGCCCGCGTTGGTCGGCTCAGTGATTGGTCTGATTATTATGGGGATCAGCGGCGCACAGATGGATTTGGCTATGGAGTGGTGGTTTATACCAGCGTTGATCGTTTTGAGTTTAAGTGCCGTGGCGATCTATACGGGTATATACACCATATTGACTTCTCTTTCATTCTTTTCGGATGCGCCCACAGGAATTATTCCGCTCATGTACAATATTCAGGGCTACGGACGTTATCCGGTAACGATCTATAACCGTGCCATTCAGGTTGTGCTGACTTGGATACTGCCTTTTGCTTTTGTTGGCGTATATCCCGCTTCCCTGTTCCTTCAACGAGAGGACATGCGCCATATGGCGCTCTTAACTCCTGTGATGGGAATTGTCTTTCTCACACTAGGCTTACTGGCTTGGAACTGGGGGATTCGGCGTTACCGGGGTGCTGGCTCATAG